From the genome of Brevibacterium sp. JSBI002, one region includes:
- the leuD gene encoding 3-isopropylmalate dehydratase small subunit, whose translation MEAFTTHTGIGVPLRRSNIDTDQIIPAKFLKRVTRTGFEDALFYRWRTNNDFVLNDPDFASGSVLVAGPDFGTGSSREHAVWALKDYGFRVVLSSRFGDIFRGNSGKEGLLAAQLEQADIELIWKILENHPGTSITVDLNEKTVTCDTVTVSFQIDDYTRWRLLEGHDDISLTLAKEDEIVAYESSRFAFKPTTLPAKV comes from the coding sequence ATGGAAGCTTTCACCACCCACACCGGCATCGGCGTTCCTCTGCGCCGATCCAATATCGACACCGACCAGATCATCCCCGCGAAGTTCCTCAAACGGGTCACCCGCACCGGCTTCGAGGACGCCCTGTTCTACCGCTGGCGAACCAACAACGACTTCGTCCTCAACGACCCCGATTTCGCATCCGGCTCTGTCCTCGTCGCCGGCCCCGACTTCGGCACCGGCTCCTCCCGCGAACACGCCGTCTGGGCGCTCAAGGACTACGGCTTCCGGGTCGTCCTGTCCTCCCGCTTCGGCGATATCTTCCGCGGCAACTCCGGCAAGGAGGGCCTGTTGGCCGCCCAGCTCGAACAGGCCGACATCGAACTCATCTGGAAGATCCTCGAGAACCATCCCGGCACCTCGATCACCGTGGATCTGAACGAGAAGACCGTGACATGCGACACCGTCACCGTGTCCTTCCAGATCGACGACTACACGCGCTGGCGCCTGCTCGAAGGTCACGACGACATCAGCCTCACCCTGGCCAAGGAAGACGAGATCGTCGCCTACGAATCCTCCCGCTTCGCCTTCAAGCCCACGACCCTGCCCGCCAAGGTCTGA
- the leuC gene encoding 3-isopropylmalate dehydratase large subunit — MPRTLAEKVWADHVVSRGVDGAPDLIYIDLHLVHEVTSPQAFDGLRLAGRPVRRPDLTIATEDHNTPTWDIDKPIAEPTSATQINTLRKNAQEFGIRLHSLGDADQGIVHVVGPQLGLTQPGTTVVCGDSHTSTHGAFGALAFGIGTSEVEHVLATQTLSLKPFKTMSITVDGDLPEGSSAKDIILAIIAKIGTGGGQGYVLEYRGSAIRQLSMEARMTICNMSIEAGARAGMVAPDETTFEYVKGRPHAPEGEDWDAAVEYWKTLYTDEGAEFDAEVVLKAEDIEPFVTWGTNPGQGLPLSASVPSPDNFTDENDKAAAANALAYMGLTPGTPLREIEVDTVFLGSCTNSRIEDLRAAAEVVRGRKKADNVRFMVVPGSAKVRLQAEEEGLDVIFKDFGGEWRFAGCSMCLGMNPDQLAEGERCASTSNRNFEGRQGKGGRTHLVSPLVAAATAVRGTLSSPGDVADLPRDAEPVEWADNRLSLNLTPVSAND; from the coding sequence ATGCCACGCACATTGGCCGAGAAGGTCTGGGCCGATCACGTCGTCTCACGAGGTGTTGACGGTGCGCCGGACCTTATCTACATCGACCTCCACCTCGTCCACGAGGTGACCAGCCCGCAGGCCTTCGACGGACTCCGACTCGCCGGGCGCCCCGTGCGCCGCCCCGACCTCACCATCGCCACCGAGGACCACAACACCCCGACCTGGGACATCGACAAGCCGATCGCCGAACCGACCTCGGCCACGCAGATCAACACCCTGCGCAAGAACGCGCAAGAATTCGGCATCCGCCTGCACAGCCTCGGCGACGCCGACCAGGGCATCGTCCACGTCGTGGGACCGCAGCTGGGCCTGACTCAGCCGGGCACCACGGTCGTCTGCGGCGATTCGCACACCTCCACCCACGGCGCCTTCGGAGCGCTCGCCTTCGGCATCGGCACCTCCGAGGTCGAACACGTGCTCGCCACGCAGACGCTCAGCCTCAAGCCCTTCAAGACGATGTCGATCACCGTCGACGGCGACCTGCCCGAAGGCTCGAGCGCCAAGGACATCATCCTCGCCATCATCGCGAAGATCGGCACCGGCGGGGGACAGGGCTACGTGCTCGAATACCGCGGCTCGGCCATCCGCCAGCTGTCCATGGAAGCCCGGATGACGATCTGCAATATGTCGATCGAGGCCGGTGCCCGCGCCGGAATGGTCGCCCCCGACGAGACGACCTTCGAGTACGTCAAGGGCCGCCCCCACGCTCCCGAAGGCGAAGACTGGGACGCCGCCGTCGAGTACTGGAAGACCCTCTACACCGACGAAGGCGCGGAATTCGACGCCGAGGTGGTCCTCAAGGCCGAAGACATCGAACCGTTCGTCACCTGGGGAACGAACCCCGGCCAGGGCCTGCCGCTGTCGGCGAGCGTGCCCAGCCCCGACAACTTCACCGACGAGAACGACAAGGCCGCCGCCGCCAATGCGCTGGCCTATATGGGTCTGACCCCGGGCACGCCGCTGCGCGAGATCGAAGTCGACACCGTCTTCCTTGGGTCCTGCACGAACTCCCGGATCGAAGATCTCCGGGCCGCCGCCGAGGTGGTCCGCGGACGCAAGAAGGCCGACAACGTCCGCTTCATGGTTGTCCCCGGCTCCGCGAAGGTCCGCCTCCAGGCCGAAGAAGAAGGCCTCGACGTCATCTTCAAGGACTTCGGCGGCGAATGGCGCTTCGCCGGCTGCTCGATGTGCCTAGGGATGAACCCGGACCAGCTGGCCGAAGGCGAACGCTGCGCCTCGACCTCGAACCGCAACTTCGAGGGCCGCCAGGGCAAGGGCGGTCGCACCCACCTCGTCTCGCCGCTCGTGGCCGCGGCCACCGCGGTGCGCGGCACGCTGTCGTCACCGGGCGACGTCGCCGACCTGCCGCGGGATGCCGAACCCGTGGAATGGGCCGACAATCGCCTGTCCCTCAACCTGACACCCGTCTCGGCGAACGACTGA
- a CDS encoding IclR family transcriptional regulator → MTSNGSGVGVIDKAAMVLSALEAGPASLAELVTLTGLARPTAHRLAVALEFHRIVGRDLQGRFVLGPRLAELSSAAGEDRLLAAAGPVLGQLRDQTGESAQLFRRQGDLRLCVAAAERPVGLRDSVPIGATLSMRAGSAAQVLLAWEEPDRLHTGLRGARFSATMLSGVRRRGWAQSIAERERGVASVSAPVRGPSNRVVAAVSISGPVDRLTRQPGRLHAKSVIDAARTLTEALVRG, encoded by the coding sequence ATGACAAGCAATGGTAGCGGCGTCGGGGTCATCGACAAGGCCGCAATGGTTCTCTCCGCACTTGAGGCCGGACCCGCCTCTCTCGCCGAATTGGTGACGCTGACCGGACTGGCGCGCCCCACTGCCCACCGCCTGGCTGTTGCCCTCGAATTCCACCGCATCGTCGGTCGCGACCTGCAGGGACGTTTCGTCCTCGGGCCGCGTCTGGCCGAGCTGTCGTCGGCCGCCGGCGAGGACCGCCTGTTGGCCGCGGCCGGCCCGGTGCTCGGTCAGCTGCGCGATCAGACCGGTGAGTCCGCTCAGCTCTTCCGCCGTCAGGGCGATCTGCGTCTGTGCGTGGCCGCGGCCGAGCGCCCCGTGGGTCTGCGCGACTCCGTGCCGATCGGAGCGACCCTGTCGATGCGCGCCGGTTCCGCCGCTCAAGTGCTGCTGGCCTGGGAGGAACCGGATCGTCTGCACACGGGTCTGCGCGGTGCACGGTTCTCCGCGACCATGCTCTCCGGGGTCCGCCGCCGCGGCTGGGCCCAGTCGATCGCCGAACGCGAACGGGGGGTCGCCTCGGTGTCGGCGCCTGTGCGCGGTCCGAGCAATCGGGTGGTCGCGGCCGTCTCGATCTCCGGGCCGGTCGACCGACTCACCCGCCAGCCCGGTCGCCTGCACGCGAAGTCCGTCATCGATGCAGCCCGCACACTGACCGAAGCGCTCGTGCGCGGCTGA
- a CDS encoding DeoR/GlpR family DNA-binding transcription regulator, producing MIAAQRRNIIVDTIERDGAVSITSLSEKLDTSAVTIRRDLDQLAEEGRLLRTHGGAVLASSARESSYAEKLEQALAEKTAIARAAAAQVRNGDVVALGPGTTTELLAKELVTRSGLRVVTNSLLVAEAMVSSPDNEVIVVGGLLRHSIRAFVGGGTVSQLLGLRADTVFLSGNGLAADFGLSTPAFPVADTDRAMAAGAGRVTALVDHTKVGLRSSVLTVPTEQIQQLITDSKSEEFELTALREAGVEVEVV from the coding sequence ATGATCGCCGCTCAGAGACGCAATATCATCGTCGACACGATCGAGAGAGACGGCGCCGTCTCCATCACCTCCCTGTCGGAGAAACTCGATACCTCGGCCGTGACCATCCGCCGTGACCTCGATCAGCTCGCCGAGGAGGGCAGGCTCCTCCGCACCCACGGCGGTGCCGTTCTCGCGTCGAGCGCGCGCGAGTCGAGTTATGCGGAGAAGCTCGAGCAGGCGCTGGCCGAGAAGACTGCGATCGCCCGCGCCGCGGCAGCGCAGGTTCGCAACGGTGATGTCGTGGCCCTGGGTCCCGGTACGACGACCGAGCTGCTGGCAAAGGAATTGGTCACCCGTTCGGGTCTGCGCGTGGTGACGAATTCGCTGCTCGTCGCCGAGGCCATGGTCTCCTCCCCCGACAACGAGGTCATCGTCGTCGGCGGACTGCTGCGCCATTCGATCCGGGCCTTCGTCGGCGGCGGCACGGTGTCTCAGCTGCTCGGCCTGCGTGCCGACACCGTCTTCCTCTCCGGGAACGGACTGGCCGCGGACTTCGGCCTGTCGACACCGGCGTTCCCCGTCGCCGATACGGATCGGGCCATGGCCGCCGGGGCAGGGCGCGTGACCGCGCTCGTCGATCATACGAAGGTCGGCCTCCGCTCATCGGTGCTCACCGTTCCGACCGAGCAGATCCAGCAGCTCATCACCGATTCGAAGAGCGAGGAATTCGAACTCACGGCCCTGCGTGAGGCAGGCGTCGAGGTCGAGGTCGTCTGA
- a CDS encoding sodium:solute symporter family protein: protein MEAIRLDAQWIDYLLIAIYFIFVLGIGWFAKRGISSSIEFLLSGRSLPAWVTALAFVSANLGAVEIMGMSATGAQYGMPTMHYFWIGAVPAMLFLGVVMMPFYYGSKVRSVPEFMRKRFGTGAHLVNALSFAVAQLLIAGVNLFLLGTIVNRLLGWPLWITLIVAAAIVLSYITLGGLSAAIYNEVLQFFVIVAALLPLTLIGLNRVGGWDGLVDRVSNDGMLGAEQLSSWPGEQLSGFSNPVLSVVGIVFGLGFVLSFGYWTTNFVEVQRAMASKSINAARLTPIIGAFPKMLIPFIVVVPGMIAAVLVPQMTQFKEISASIDEATALEQTGVTYNDALLLLMREVLPNGLLGVAIAGLLAAFMAGMAANISAFNTVFSYDLWQQYVVKDREDDYYLKIGRWATIGACVVAIFTALIAGNFSNLMDYLQTLFGFFNAPLFATFILGMFWKRMSATAGWVGLVGGTLSAVFVFILAETGVLDLPGQGAAFLAASTAFVVDIVLSVIVTLFTTPKPAAELRGLVYSETPKSDFEDLSEPKAPFWKRPVPVAGVALVLVIILNVTFG, encoded by the coding sequence TTGGAAGCAATCCGCTTGGACGCACAGTGGATCGACTATCTGCTGATAGCGATCTACTTCATCTTCGTCCTCGGCATCGGGTGGTTCGCCAAACGCGGGATCTCCTCGAGCATCGAGTTCCTCCTCTCCGGACGGAGCCTTCCGGCTTGGGTCACGGCTCTCGCCTTCGTCTCGGCCAACCTCGGCGCCGTGGAGATCATGGGCATGTCCGCCACTGGCGCCCAGTACGGCATGCCGACGATGCACTACTTCTGGATCGGCGCGGTCCCGGCGATGCTGTTCCTCGGCGTCGTGATGATGCCCTTCTACTACGGTTCGAAGGTCCGGTCGGTTCCGGAGTTCATGCGCAAGCGCTTCGGCACGGGTGCTCACCTCGTCAACGCACTGTCATTCGCGGTAGCGCAGCTGCTCATCGCCGGCGTCAACCTGTTCCTGCTCGGCACGATCGTCAATCGTCTGCTCGGGTGGCCGCTGTGGATCACCCTCATCGTCGCCGCCGCGATCGTCCTGTCCTACATCACCCTCGGCGGACTGAGCGCGGCGATCTACAACGAGGTGCTGCAGTTCTTCGTCATCGTCGCAGCTCTCCTGCCGCTGACTCTCATCGGACTCAACCGCGTCGGGGGTTGGGACGGACTCGTCGACAGGGTGAGCAATGACGGAATGCTCGGCGCAGAACAGCTGAGCAGCTGGCCGGGCGAGCAGCTCTCCGGCTTCTCCAACCCCGTGCTCTCGGTCGTCGGCATCGTCTTCGGCCTCGGCTTCGTGCTGTCCTTCGGCTACTGGACGACGAACTTCGTCGAGGTCCAGCGCGCCATGGCCTCGAAGTCGATCAACGCCGCGCGCCTGACGCCGATCATCGGCGCGTTCCCGAAGATGCTCATCCCCTTCATCGTCGTCGTCCCCGGCATGATCGCCGCGGTCCTCGTACCGCAGATGACACAGTTCAAGGAGATCTCGGCCTCCATCGACGAGGCGACCGCGCTGGAGCAGACGGGCGTGACGTACAACGATGCGCTCCTGCTGCTCATGCGCGAAGTCCTGCCCAACGGTCTCCTCGGTGTGGCGATCGCCGGCCTCCTCGCCGCGTTCATGGCCGGTATGGCCGCGAACATCTCCGCGTTCAACACGGTATTCAGCTATGACCTGTGGCAGCAGTACGTGGTCAAGGACCGCGAGGACGACTACTACCTGAAGATCGGCCGCTGGGCGACGATCGGCGCCTGTGTCGTCGCGATCTTCACAGCGCTCATCGCGGGCAACTTCTCCAACCTCATGGACTACCTGCAGACGCTGTTCGGCTTCTTCAATGCCCCGCTGTTCGCCACGTTCATCCTCGGTATGTTCTGGAAGCGGATGTCGGCGACCGCCGGTTGGGTCGGCCTCGTCGGCGGCACGCTGTCTGCCGTGTTCGTGTTCATCCTCGCCGAAACCGGAGTCCTCGACCTGCCCGGCCAGGGTGCCGCATTCCTCGCGGCCAGCACGGCGTTCGTCGTCGACATCGTCCTGTCGGTGATCGTCACCCTGTTCACCACGCCGAAGCCGGCTGCGGAGCTGCGCGGACTCGTCTACTCGGAGACCCCGAAGTCCGACTTCGAGGACCTCAGCGAACCGAAGGCGCCGTTCTGGAAGCGCCCCGTGCCCGTCGCGGGTGTCGCCCTGGTGCTCGTCATCATCCTCAACGTGACTTTCGGCTGA
- a CDS encoding alpha/beta fold hydrolase, whose protein sequence is MLEPKSAVVESAVDGDVTRRGSGMDICEVNGVSLGVEEFGEREAPLVLCLGAPTMLSWPDALCEQLAEQGPRVVRCDLRDAGASSHGDLESPDYTLRDLAADAAELARAFDGRPAHLAGIGISGMVAQVAALDHPEAFSSLTLVGTRPIAPGPVDDDLPDHDQATMGPLFSRSQPDWADVDSVADYMAEGARILGDDPDEARKVAVRIWERTQSSDSELGSDPTQNSDPEAHLADQLGMVFSRLDCQPRWRERLPQLCVPTLVVHGGSDPFFPVGNGEALARGIPGARLLILEDASTAVPVADIPEVAAAMAAL, encoded by the coding sequence ATGCTTGAACCGAAGTCGGCTGTGGTCGAGTCGGCGGTCGATGGAGACGTGACGAGGCGGGGGAGCGGTATGGACATCTGCGAGGTCAATGGAGTGAGCCTCGGCGTCGAGGAGTTCGGTGAGCGGGAGGCGCCACTGGTTCTCTGCCTCGGGGCACCGACGATGCTGTCCTGGCCCGATGCTCTGTGCGAGCAGCTGGCAGAGCAGGGACCTCGCGTTGTGCGCTGCGATCTCCGCGATGCCGGGGCCTCGAGCCATGGTGATCTCGAATCACCGGACTACACCCTGCGAGACCTCGCCGCTGATGCCGCCGAACTCGCACGGGCCTTCGACGGTCGGCCCGCTCATCTTGCAGGAATCGGTATCAGCGGGATGGTGGCGCAGGTCGCGGCGCTCGACCATCCGGAGGCGTTTTCGTCGCTCACTCTCGTCGGCACCCGACCGATCGCTCCCGGACCTGTCGATGATGACCTGCCGGATCATGATCAGGCGACGATGGGTCCGCTCTTCTCCCGATCGCAGCCGGACTGGGCGGATGTCGATTCGGTGGCCGACTATATGGCCGAAGGTGCTCGGATCCTCGGCGACGATCCTGATGAGGCCCGCAAGGTCGCCGTACGGATCTGGGAGCGGACCCAGAGCTCTGATTCAGAACTGGGCTCAGATCCGACACAGAACTCAGATCCGGAAGCTCATCTGGCCGATCAGCTGGGAATGGTGTTCTCCCGCCTCGACTGCCAGCCACGCTGGCGAGAACGCCTGCCGCAGCTGTGCGTGCCGACGCTGGTCGTGCACGGCGGGAGCGATCCGTTCTTCCCCGTCGGCAATGGAGAGGCGCTCGCCCGAGGGATTCCCGGTGCCCGGCTGCTGATCCTCGAGGACGCCTCGACTGCCGTACCGGTCGCGGACATCCCCGAGGTTGCGGCAGCGATGGCCGCGCTCTGA
- a CDS encoding galactokinase gives MTEAGHALFLDCRDLSARQIPFDLDAEGLRLLVIDSKVSHSHSESGYGARRRTCEESAASFGVDSLRELADDVDLSELTEEQRKRVRHVIAENARVRATVELLEDNERAAGDEHGARISAIGDLLVASHESLQHDYEVSCVELDVAVAAAMGAGALGARMIGGGFGGSAIALIHAYQVDLVGDAVTAAFAEHGFREPDIFAVSAGGGAARFD, from the coding sequence ATGACCGAGGCCGGGCATGCGCTATTCCTCGACTGCCGCGACCTCAGCGCTCGCCAGATTCCCTTCGACCTCGACGCCGAGGGGCTCAGACTCCTCGTCATCGACTCGAAGGTCTCTCATTCGCACAGTGAAAGCGGGTACGGCGCCCGGCGGAGGACCTGTGAGGAGTCCGCTGCGAGCTTCGGAGTCGACAGTCTGCGGGAACTCGCCGATGACGTCGACCTGAGCGAACTGACCGAGGAGCAGCGGAAGCGGGTGCGCCACGTCATCGCCGAAAACGCCCGGGTCCGCGCCACCGTCGAACTGCTCGAGGACAATGAACGAGCAGCTGGCGACGAGCATGGTGCGCGCATCAGTGCCATCGGCGACCTGTTGGTGGCCTCCCACGAATCTCTGCAGCACGACTACGAGGTCTCGTGCGTCGAACTCGACGTGGCAGTGGCCGCCGCGATGGGAGCCGGAGCGCTCGGCGCGCGGATGATCGGCGGCGGCTTCGGCGGCTCCGCGATCGCCCTCATCCACGCATACCAGGTCGACTTGGTCGGCGACGCCGTCACCGCAGCATTCGCCGAACACGGCTTTAGGGAACCGGACATCTTCGCCGTCAGCGCAGGCGGGGGCGCTGCCCGGTTCGATTGA
- a CDS encoding galactokinase → MTTETPGAVSTPTPEHLAEEFEALFGYRPIGSFRAPGRVNFIGEHTDYNAGFVLPIAIDRAVYVAIGRRPESAENTGTVRPPRRGESTRIVSDHRDDTGQRMSGQFAAAELVPGTLPGWLSHPAGVVDEIAKTTGTVVGGVDLYIESTVPVGAGLSSSHALQVAVLIALDEVFDLGLDDREKVLLTQRAENDFVVHRRASSTRRRRS, encoded by the coding sequence ATGACCACAGAGACCCCCGGGGCCGTATCCACGCCGACCCCCGAACACCTCGCCGAGGAGTTCGAGGCCCTGTTCGGATACCGTCCGATCGGTTCGTTCCGTGCACCAGGCAGGGTCAACTTCATCGGCGAACACACCGACTACAACGCCGGCTTCGTCCTGCCCATCGCCATCGACCGGGCGGTGTACGTCGCCATCGGTCGGCGACCCGAGAGTGCAGAGAACACGGGAACTGTGCGGCCGCCTCGGCGTGGGGAGAGCACCCGCATCGTCTCCGACCATCGCGATGACACCGGTCAGAGGATGTCCGGCCAGTTCGCGGCCGCGGAGCTCGTGCCCGGAACCCTGCCCGGATGGCTGAGCCACCCTGCGGGAGTCGTCGATGAGATCGCGAAGACCACCGGCACGGTGGTCGGCGGAGTCGACCTCTATATCGAATCCACCGTGCCCGTCGGTGCCGGGCTGTCCTCATCTCACGCACTTCAAGTCGCGGTGCTCATCGCCCTCGACGAGGTGTTCGACCTCGGTCTCGACGACCGCGAGAAGGTCCTGCTGACACAGCGAGCCGAGAACGACTTCGTCGTGCACCGACGGGCATCGTCGACCAGGCGGCGTCGATCATGA
- the galT gene encoding galactose-1-phosphate uridylyltransferase produces MPASHRRANLSDGREILFFQDPDSPAPTIAADPRPHDSRPDSGTLRFDVLTGEWVAVATHRQTRTHLPAAAECPLCPSTPDRPTEIPAADFDVAVFENRFPSLGPGLGEVPSAQRVDTTFAEAAVDSAESVTSALSGPGYGRCEVVVFSSEHTGSFACLGTARARTVIDAWADRTAELSALPGIEQVFMFENRGEEIGVTMNHPHGQIYAYPYVTPHTAITSARAHEHLRRNGRPLLGDVLAFEREARERMILETDHFSAFVPFAARWPIEVHLVPHRQVGSVDELDDTERDDLARVYPEVLRRIDGLYPSPTPYIAAWHQAPVNSADRRADWLHLEITSPRRAENKLKFLAGSEAAMGAFVGDVSAEETAARLRAVTLEPLTEAAVPVSANVSTASAFDPEGDRS; encoded by the coding sequence ATGCCAGCGTCGCATCGCCGGGCGAACCTGTCCGATGGTCGTGAGATCCTGTTCTTCCAGGACCCCGACTCACCTGCACCGACGATCGCCGCCGACCCCCGGCCACACGATTCGCGCCCCGACAGCGGCACCCTGCGCTTCGATGTCCTGACCGGCGAATGGGTCGCCGTGGCCACCCACCGACAGACCCGCACCCACCTGCCCGCCGCCGCCGAATGCCCGCTGTGCCCGTCGACGCCGGACCGTCCCACAGAGATCCCGGCCGCTGACTTCGACGTCGCCGTCTTCGAGAACCGATTCCCCTCCCTCGGTCCCGGCCTCGGTGAAGTCCCGTCCGCTCAGAGGGTGGACACCACCTTCGCCGAGGCGGCCGTCGACTCCGCCGAATCCGTGACCTCCGCGCTGTCGGGCCCGGGATACGGCCGTTGCGAAGTCGTCGTCTTCTCCTCGGAGCACACGGGCTCCTTCGCATGCCTGGGCACCGCACGCGCCCGCACCGTCATCGACGCCTGGGCCGATCGGACCGCCGAACTCTCCGCCCTGCCGGGCATCGAACAGGTCTTCATGTTTGAGAACCGCGGGGAGGAGATCGGGGTGACGATGAACCACCCGCACGGACAGATCTATGCTTACCCGTATGTCACCCCGCACACCGCGATCACCTCGGCCCGGGCGCATGAACATCTGCGCCGGAACGGTCGGCCGCTGCTCGGCGATGTGCTCGCCTTCGAACGCGAGGCACGGGAGCGAATGATTCTCGAGACCGATCACTTCTCCGCCTTCGTGCCCTTCGCGGCCCGCTGGCCGATCGAAGTCCACCTCGTTCCGCACCGCCAGGTGGGAAGCGTTGACGAACTCGACGACACCGAACGCGACGACCTGGCCCGTGTCTATCCGGAGGTGCTGCGACGCATCGACGGCCTCTACCCGAGTCCCACACCGTATATCGCTGCCTGGCACCAGGCGCCGGTCAACAGTGCCGACCGCCGCGCCGACTGGCTCCACCTCGAGATCACGAGCCCCCGTCGTGCGGAGAACAAACTGAAGTTCCTCGCCGGTTCGGAGGCCGCCATGGGCGCCTTCGTCGGCGACGTCTCCGCCGAGGAGACCGCAGCCAGACTGCGTGCGGTGACCCTGGAACCCCTCACCGAGGCGGCCGTACCCGTGAGCGCGAATGTGAGCACGGCTTCGGCGTTCGACCCGGAAGGCGATCGTTCATGA
- a CDS encoding aldose 1-epimerase family protein: MTATIELACDEAGAVISPIGASLVRFSVGDRPVVVPMNAFDGAVLAPWPNRIDGGHFDFAGDSHRLPITEPERNTALHGLVADAQWSVVERTESTASLEYTLEPTEGYPFAFDLQVDFELAEAVLRMRARALNTGSAPAPFGFGFHPWLSPGTAPSGTTDLVDGALVDEAQLVIPAAHWHETDERLIPTAVRPFDDGTAVPADHASDDSACMVCKDFRALRLIGGTILDDAYGSPRRGDDGWSRARLRGTDLREVVVGMGPGFRTWQACTGDGLEEDLARRAIAIEPMTCPPNAFAAGEAGEDFDVVAPGDELVVEWSIALTEDDDTSCSLPQ, translated from the coding sequence ATGACCGCCACCATCGAACTCGCCTGTGACGAGGCAGGCGCGGTCATCTCCCCCATCGGCGCGAGCCTGGTTCGCTTCAGCGTCGGCGATCGTCCGGTCGTGGTGCCGATGAACGCGTTCGACGGCGCCGTACTCGCGCCCTGGCCGAATCGGATCGATGGGGGTCACTTTGACTTCGCCGGAGACAGCCACCGGCTGCCGATCACCGAGCCCGAACGCAATACCGCGCTGCATGGCCTCGTCGCCGATGCGCAATGGTCGGTGGTCGAGCGCACCGAGTCGACGGCCAGTCTCGAGTACACGCTGGAGCCGACGGAGGGGTATCCGTTCGCGTTCGATCTGCAGGTGGACTTCGAACTCGCCGAGGCGGTGCTGCGCATGCGCGCACGGGCCCTCAACACGGGGTCGGCCCCCGCTCCGTTCGGCTTCGGATTTCATCCGTGGCTCTCCCCGGGCACAGCCCCATCGGGTACAACCGACCTTGTTGACGGTGCCCTTGTCGACGAGGCTCAGCTCGTCATTCCCGCTGCACACTGGCACGAGACCGATGAGCGGCTCATCCCCACGGCTGTTCGCCCCTTCGATGACGGCACAGCGGTCCCGGCCGATCACGCATCCGATGATTCCGCATGCATGGTGTGCAAGGACTTCCGGGCGCTGCGCCTCATCGGCGGTACGATCCTCGATGATGCGTACGGCTCACCTCGGCGCGGGGATGACGGATGGTCGCGGGCACGGCTGAGAGGTACCGATCTGCGCGAGGTCGTCGTCGGGATGGGTCCCGGGTTCCGCACCTGGCAGGCGTGTACGGGCGACGGACTCGAAGAGGATCTGGCTCGGCGGGCAATCGCGATCGAGCCGATGACGTGCCCTCCGAATGCATTCGCTGCGGGCGAAGCCGGCGAGGACTTCGACGTCGTCGCCCCGGGTGACGAGCTTGTCGTCGAGTGGAGCATCGCCTTGACTGAGGACGACGACACTTCGTGCTCCCTTCCACAATGA
- a CDS encoding DUF4282 domain-containing protein produces the protein MSTPQNPNDPNSSSAEQNLDGQNPGTGDQSESAQAAQPTYQQGTYDPNAYQAQGQQYQQGGYSQPGAYQQDPYQQGAYSQGAAQQQAYGQPAYGQPAYGQAPQSAPRQAGFFKSLFDIRFDNFIAVKWAGFIYIIAIVVAALSYLGTIVAGITTGIAAGATAGYFNDGPSFSVLPLILSIVFGWIIPALWVIGVRLVLELIVSNIKTAEHTKRIADSVSR, from the coding sequence ATGTCGACACCGCAGAACCCGAACGACCCGAACAGCAGCTCGGCCGAGCAGAACCTCGACGGCCAGAACCCCGGCACGGGAGATCAGTCGGAGAGTGCCCAGGCCGCTCAGCCCACCTACCAACAGGGCACTTACGATCCCAATGCCTATCAGGCACAGGGCCAGCAGTATCAGCAGGGCGGATACTCGCAGCCTGGCGCTTATCAGCAGGATCCCTATCAGCAGGGCGCTTACTCGCAAGGCGCGGCCCAACAGCAGGCGTACGGCCAGCCCGCTTACGGCCAGCCAGCGTATGGTCAGGCGCCGCAGTCGGCGCCTCGGCAGGCAGGCTTCTTCAAGTCGCTGTTCGACATCCGCTTCGACAACTTCATCGCAGTGAAGTGGGCGGGCTTCATCTACATCATCGCGATCGTGGTCGCGGCCCTGTCCTATCTCGGCACCATCGTCGCCGGAATCACCACGGGAATCGCCGCCGGTGCGACCGCAGGCTACTTCAACGACGGACCGAGCTTCAGCGTGCTGCCGCTGATCCTCTCGATCGTCTTCGGCTGGATCATACCGGCACTGTGGGTCATCGGCGTCCGCCTCGTGCTCGAACTCATCGTCTCCAACATCAAGACTGCCGAACATACGAAGCGCATCGCCGATTCCGTCTCCCGCTGA